A window of Microbispora hainanensis genomic DNA:
AGCTCGACGTGACGCTGAAGGAGAAGGGCCTCACGCTGATCCCGCTGTCGATGTACTTCAAGGACGGCCGGGCGAAGATCGAAATCGGCGTCGCCAGGGGTAAGAAGGACTACGACAAGCGGCAGACGCTCATGGAGAAGCAGGCCAACCGGGAGATGGCGCGGGCCATGTCGAACGCGGTCCGCCGCCGGGGGGGCCGTTAGCCCGTGTCCTTCCGATCATTCGGGGTCGTCCGGGCGAGAGCCGTACGGGCCGCGCTCGCGCTGGGGCTGGCCGCGCCCCTGCTGACCGGCTGCTTCGAGGAGCCGACGCCGCACGACGCGGTGCGCGACTTCCTCGTCGGCTGGCAGACGGGCGACTACGCCGCCGCCGCGCGGCGCGCCGACGGCAACCCGGCGGTGGTGCGCAAGGCGCTGGAGGACGCCCGGCTGCAACTGGACGCCGCCTCGATCCGCTTCACCCTGCGGGGGATCAGCCAGGACGGCGACTCGGCGCAGGCCGGCTACCACGCCGAGGTGGATCTCGGCGAGAACAACCCCCTCTGGCAGTACGACGGCAACCTGCCCCTGCACCTGGTCGGCGGCCAGTGGAAGGTGCGGTGGTCGCCGAGCGTCATCCACCCCGACCTGCACCCCGGGCAGCGGCTCGCGGTCGCCACCGTCCCCAAGGGCCGCAAGCCGATCCTCGACCGGAACGGCAACCCGTTGCAGGACGAGACCGTGCTGCACGTCGCCGGAGTCATCCCCGCCAAGATCAAGGACCCCGGCAGGCTCTGCGACCAGCTCTCGAAGGTCACCGGTTTCGCCCAGGACCGCCTGCTGAGCCGCATCCTGTCGTCGCCCCCGCAGGACTTCGTCCCCCTCGCGACGTTCGGGCGGACGAAGTTCGCCCAGATCAAGTCCAAGCTGGAGGCCATCCCGGGTCTCGAGTTCCAGATCGACAACCCGCCGGTCGCCCCCAAGTCGCCCACCCAGATCGTCGGGGTGGTCACGGCCATCACGCCGGAGGCGGAGCAGAAGCTCGGCGGACCGCAGCGCGCCGGCGACACGCTCGGCCGCGACGGCCTGCAGAAGGCCTACCAGGACCAGCTCACCGGCTCGACCGAGACCCGGGTCGTCATCCTCGACAACGCCACCGGCAGGCAGGTCAAGGAGCTCAAGGCGTGGCCGGGACGGGAGAACTCCTCGGTCCAGACGACGATCGACAGCCGCCT
This region includes:
- a CDS encoding penicillin-binding transpeptidase domain-containing protein, giving the protein MSFRSFGVVRARAVRAALALGLAAPLLTGCFEEPTPHDAVRDFLVGWQTGDYAAAARRADGNPAVVRKALEDARLQLDAASIRFTLRGISQDGDSAQAGYHAEVDLGENNPLWQYDGNLPLHLVGGQWKVRWSPSVIHPDLHPGQRLAVATVPKGRKPILDRNGNPLQDETVLHVAGVIPAKIKDPGRLCDQLSKVTGFAQDRLLSRILSSPPQDFVPLATFGRTKFAQIKSKLEAIPGLEFQIDNPPVAPKSPTQIVGVVTAITPEAEQKLGGPQRAGDTLGRDGLQKAYQDQLTGSTETRVVILDNATGRQVKELKAWPGRENSSVQTTIDSRLQHVGDSAVAGPRPAALVAVQASTGEVLAVSTNQLHQENDALAGKFAAGTAFSIIAAEGLLESGLDPKQKVPCSADRTVGGARFQQPGIVGVTTPTFQTDFAQGCVTALASLARRISGQRLADSATQFGIGGDWRLPLKTFSGSMNAPDGDAAIAKIMAGQGARVSPLAMALVAAAVKSGTWRPPVLVTSPAAPDPSVGGATQATAQPVTLDPAITAKLRTLMRAGVTSGAATAASAPGDPVYGVAAEVTQTEKKERTRLSWFVGWQGDVAVAVLSESGDLAAASAIAGSFFRDAQPQT